From Carassius auratus strain Wakin chromosome 22, ASM336829v1, whole genome shotgun sequence, a single genomic window includes:
- the shc2 gene encoding SHC-transforming protein 2 isoform X2 has protein sequence MNRRTRVEGMWLGDNFTQKGSFVNKPSQGWLHPDKKISSTGASYIVRYMGCIEVLKSMRSLDFNTRTQVTREAINRLCETVPGGKAAWKKKTTNKTLQSVMGKSNLRFAGMTIGVNISIDGLSLLVPTTRQVIAHHPMQSISFASGGDSDTPDYVAYVAKDPVNQRACHILECGDGLAQNVISTIGQAFELQFKQYLHSPPKAIPTMDRTIRTEESAWGDDEETSEHDYYNSIPGKEPPVGGVVDSRLRPPAGLLGHVHTQQQSKTAQTGSPARRDADSLSAAQLCYEVHWDTENNSSSTLTSDGYLRADGHPIGSRDYEEHLYVNTQNLDNMEASVDARGGRRSDSPKKDIFDMRPFEDALRLHEAGGVCILEDKWPSPPRRRAPVAPTEDQLRREMWYHGRMSRRDAENLLGRDGDFLVRDSATNPGQYVLTGMQCGLPKHLLLVDPEGVVRTKDMLFESISHLINYHLTNKLPIVAAESELHLQQVVCRKPI, from the exons taCATGGGCTGCATTGAGGTTCtgaaatcaatgagatctttggACTTCAACACTAGGACACAGGTCACAag ggaGGCCATCAACAGGTTGTGTGAAACTGTACCTGGAGGAAAAGCTGCCTGGAAGAAGAAA ACCACCAATAAAACCCTCCAGTCTGTTATGGGGAAGAGTAACCTACGTTTTGCTGGAATGACCATCGGTGTCAACATCTCTATTGATGGCTTGAGTCTCCTCGTCCCCACCACACGACAG GTGATTGCCCATCACCCCATGCAGTCCATATCTTTCGCCTCTGGTGGAGACTCG GATACCCCTGACTATGTCGCTTATGTGGCCAAAGACCCTGTCAATCAAAGAG CATGTCACATACTGGAGTGCGGTGACGGTCTCGCTCAGAATGTGATCAGTACCATCGGCCAGGCTTTCGAACTGCAGTTCAAACAGTACCTACACAGCCCGCCCAAAGCAATTCCCACCATGGATAG GACCATACGAACAGAAGAGTCAGCGTGGGGTGATGACGAGGAAACTTCCGAGCACGATTACTACAACAGCATCCCAGGAAAGGAGCCTCCTGTGGGGGGAGTGGTGGACTCTAGGCTCAGGCCTCCTGCCGGCCTACTGGGACACGTCCATACGCAACAACAGAGCAAAACCGCTCAG ACGGGGTCACCAGCCAGAAGAGATGCAGACAGCCTCTCTGCCGCCCAGTTATGCTATGAAGTGCACTGGGACACGGAGAACAACAGCAGCTCAA CTTTGACTTCCGATGGTTACCTCCGAGCAGACGGTCATCCTATAGGTAGCCGCGATTACGAGGAGCATCTGTATGTAAACACCCAGAATCTGGACAACATGGAGGCCTCAGTGGATGCCCGAGGAGGACGCAGATCCGATAGTCcaaagaaagacatttttgaTATGA GGCCATTTGAGGACGCCCTGCGTCTGCACGAGGCTGGAGGAGTTTGTATATTGGAGGACAAGTGGCCTAGTCCTCCGCGGCGCCGGGCCCCCGTCGCCCCCACGGAGGACCAACTGCGGCGGGAGATGTGGTACCATGGCCGCATGAGCCGCAGGGACGCAGAGAATCTGCTGGGCCGAGATGGAGATTTCCTGGTGCGGGACAGCGCCACTAACCCGGGCCAGTATGTGCTGACTGGGATGCAGTGTGGGCTTCCCAAACATCTGCTGTTGGTGGATCCTGAAGGAGTG GTTCGGACTAAAGACATGCTTTTTGAGAGCATCAGCCACCTGATCAACTACCACCTGACTAACAAGCTGCCGATTGTTGCAGCAGAGAGCGAGTTACACCTCCAGCAGGTGGTCTGCAGAAAGCCCATATAG
- the ankrd24 gene encoding ankyrin repeat domain-containing protein 24 codes for MDPHVIFSPMKSFCMCYGVITSQDWSKTDDRLLQAVEQNDPEKVATLLVKKGLSPSKLDSEGKSAFHLCASRGRLDCLEVILSHGVDISVTDGSGFNALHLAARNGQSDCLKRLLQERMPVEATDSFGRTSLHHAAVSGCLSCTEILWDFKANLDVQDGDGSTPLILAAQMSRVELCAFLLERGANPNIQDSQGRSALMLACESDSMETVEVLLKGGANPHLTDALGHNSAHYSITAGNNKITQLLQNIGVSAAAEGSSEEQAPPPPNPPSSGTTPRKRKAPPPPKSPAQAPPPSSDASSTPVPAQSPDSQSPALPSPAPRTQLPPSENLVEDEEVFEEIRKLRLERGRLLQKIKVLEQQKSSATTALEELSSLRQRLSEVEAERDRLLAELEELRAAQVSGVTCDSEDTEESDDMLDFPGAEKLLSKQSRGLDADSPAEGASQENPAIVEQLRRKVEELTNQNADLVLKVQMLEMFEKDDTDMQGSGPDFVPAAQYESLRREFEELQEKYSRAQASTEASSVAEDPGSEEKEEKDQKALEEQLAQAQAELEELKEQMRLGVYSVEESGVKPEGGSKFPEEGANLEHQQELEAELASKKTDGEGLSEGDNDTIQQLKQRVIELEAALQDKENGEEREEENKTVVSLKKRVEELEKALEQRKTAGHKEDEGAPVNRLQARVEELEQLLKESVPRGQFEEVQVTLGLQLNQLAQERAEVATRLNQALLELERLRPPSHIGEDEDDEDPSESSEVSIASEHSLHLSPGGRTLEAIQEELEVARQEAAQALDSLCAERESRAQDELQLRDAVPLVKHQEVLSAIAQQLAQTEKELQAERALREQAQTEVARLESELQAVQKDSVSKEEHDKVKAELERFLEESRQSARAAQESLSEKETELKELRSQKALEQGLVSKEDHEAQRLSLQAEINTLTAQLADLARKHEKTCTEVFQVQREALFNKSERQVAESQLEAVKKQLADLQAESTHIQQLHQDIQDSQGLVKEKDRKITELSKEVFRLKEALGALTPPLARSPSPPSSGIPGQQLALQNRVTVLTQQLQDCERKHKTVVSVYRSHLLAAVQGRMDEEVQALLLQILRMTQKGQN; via the exons aGTCAGGACTGGAGTAAGACGGATGACAGGTTGTTGCAGGCTGTAGAGCAGAATGACCCAGAAAAAGTTGCCACGCTGCTGGTGAAGAAAGGTCTCAGCCCGTCCAAACTGGACTCGGAGGGCAAATCAGC GTTCCATCTTTGTGCGTCTCGAGGACGGTTGGACTGTCTGGAGGTCATCCTCTCTCATGGGGTGGACATCAGTGTAACAGACGGCTCTG GGTTTAATGCTCTCCATCTTGCTGCTAGGAATGGACAGTCAGATTGTCTAAAGAGGCTTCTTCAG GAGAGGATGCCCGTTGAAGCCACAGACAGTTTCGGGAGGACATCCTTACACCATGCTG ctgtaagTGGCTGCTTGTCCTGCACTGAGATACTGTGGGACTTTAAAGCCAACCTTGATGTTCAAGATGGA GATGGGTCAACTCCATTGATTCTAGCTGCCCAGATGAGCAGAGTCGAACTTTGTGCCTTCCTTTTGGAACGAGGAGCCAATCCTAATATACAGGACAGCCAGGGCAG ATCAGCATTGATGTTGGCCTGTGAGAGTGACAGCATGGAGACTGTGGAGGTGTTATTGAAAGGCGGAGCTAACCCACATCTTACCGATGCCCTGGGCCACAACTCCGCCCACTACAGCATTACCGCCGGCAACAACAAGATTACCCAGCTTCTGCAGAACATAGGCGTTTCTgcag CCGCTGAGGGTTCAAGTGAGGAG CAGGCTCCTCCTCCTCCCAATCCCCCATCTAGTGGAACCACACCCCGCAAAAGGAAAGCCCCTCCTCCTCCAAAATCTCCTGCTCAG GCCCCGCCCCCTTCCTCAGACGCCTCAAGCACGCCTGTCCCCGCACAATCACCTGACTCACAGAGCCCCGCCCTGCCTTCTCCTGCCCCCAGGACCCAACTTCCCCCATCTGAGAACCTT gtgGAGGACGAGGAAGTCTTTGAAGAGATCCGTAAGCTCAGGCTGGAGAGAGGTCGCCTGCTGCAGAAAATCAAGGTTCTGGAGCAGCAGAAGAGCAGCGCCACCACAGCCCTGGAGGAG CTAAGCTCTCTGAGACAGCGTCTGAGCGAGGTTGAGGCCGAGCGTGACCGACTGCTGGCCGAGCTGGAGGAGCTGAGAGCGGCTCAGGTGAGCGGTGTGACCTGTGACTCTGAAGACACGGAGGAATCAGATGACATGTTGGACTTCCCAG GAGCAGAGAAGTTACTTTCTAAGCAGTCACGAGGCCTGGATGCTGATTCTCCGGCTGAGGGCGCATCTCAAGAGAATCCTGCCATTGTAGAGCAGCTTCGCAGAAAAGTGGAGGAGCTGACCAACCAGAATGCCGACCTGGTTCTCAAAGTGCAG ATGCTGGAAATGTTTGAGAAGGATGACACGGATATGCAGGGCTCGGGCCCAGATTTTGTTCCCGCTGCGCAGTATGAATCTTTAAGGAGAGAGTTTGAGGAACTACAGGAGAAATACTCAAGAGCCCAGGCTTCAACTGAAGCCTCAAGCGTCGCAGAGGATCCTGG ATCTgaggagaaagaggagaaagATCAAAAAGCTCTTGAGGAACAGCTGGCCCAAGCCCAGGCCGAGTTAGAGGAACTCAAAGAACAGATGCGTCTGGGGGTCTATTCAGTGGAGGAATCAGGAGTGAAGCCTGAAGGGGGCTCCAAGTTCCCTGAGGAAGGGGCAAATCTGGAGCACCAGCAGGAGCTGGAGGCAGAGCTAGCTAGCAAAAAGACAGATGGGGAGGGGCTTAGTGAAGGTGACAATGACACCATCCAACAGCTGAAACAGAGGGTGATTGAACTTGAGGCAGCTCTGCAGGATAAAGAGAAcggagaagagagagaggaggagaacaaGACAGTTGTGAGTCTTAAAAAGCGGGTGGAAGAGCTGGAAAAAGCCCTGGAGCAACGCAAGACAGCAGGGCACAAGGAGGACGAGGGAGCGCCAGTGAACAGGTTGCAGGCACGGGTGGAAGAACTTGAGCAGCTGTTGAAGGAGAGCGTCCCTCGAGGTCAGTTTGAGGAGGTTCAGGTCACTTTGGGTCTTCAGCTTAACCAGCTAGCTCAAGAACGAGCCGAAGTGGCTACCCGACTCAACCAAGCCTTACTGGAGCTGGAAAGGCTCCGCCCTCCATCCCACATTGGTGAAGATGAAGACGACGAGGACCCTTCCGAGAGCTCGGAGGTTTCCATTGCATCTG agcactccCTGCACCTGTCGCCAGGCGGACGGACCTTAGAGGCGATACAAGAGGAGCTGGAAGTGGCAAGGCAAGAGGCAGCACAAGCTCTGGACAGCCTTTGTGCCGAGAGAGAAAGCCGAGCTCAGGATGAACTTCAGCTGAGAGATGCAGTACCGCTGGTGAAACACCAGGAGGTGCTCTCCGCAATAGCCCAGCAGTTAGCGCAAACAGAAAAAGAGCTCCAAGCAGAGCGGGCACTGCGTGAGCAAGCTCAAACTGAGGTCGCCAGACTGGAATCCGAGCTGCAGGCTGTGCAAAAAGACTCAGTTAGCAAGGAAGAACATGATAAAGTCAAA GCAGAGCTTGAGCGCTTTCTGGAAGAGAGTCGGCAGAGTGCAAGAGCGGCTCAGGAGTCTCTGAGTGAAAAAGAGACGGAACTGAAAGAGCTGCGATCGCAGAAAGCTTTAGAGCAAGGACTGGTGTCCAAAGAAGACCATGAGGCCCAGAGACTCTCGCTTCAGGCCGAGATCAATACTCTGACGGCACAATTAGCCGATCTAGCACGCAAGCACGAGAAGACCTGCACTGAG GTTTTCCAGGTGCAGAGGGAGGCTTTATTTAATAAGAGCGAGCGTCAGGTGGCTGAATCCCAGCTGGAGGCAGTTAAAAAGCAGCTGGCGGATCTTCAGGCCGAGTCCACCCACATCCAACAGCTGCACCAGGACATCCAAGACTCGCAGGGGCTCGTCAAGGAGAAAGACCGCAAg ATCACAGAGTTGTCTAAGGAAGTTTTTCGTCTGAAGGAGGCTCTGGGGGCTTTGACTCCTCCACTGGCACGTTCTCCATCGCCACCGTCCTCAGGGATACCTGGACAACAGTTAGCACTGCAGAACCGTGTAACCGTATTAACACAGCAACTCCAG GACTGCGAGCGCAAACACAAGACTGTGGTTTCAGTATATCGCTCTCATCTATTAGCTGCTGTACAG GGCCGGATGGATGAAGAAGTTCAGGCACTTTTGCTTCAAATCCTCCGTATGACACAGAAAGGTCAAAATTAG